The Dyadobacter sp. 676 DNA window GGAAGGCGGCATCGTCATTACCAATGACGACGAGCTGTACACGACGATGCATTCACTGCGCAACGTGGGCCGTATCGAGGGCGGGCAGTGGTACGATCACTACAACCCCGGCTGCAACTACCGTATCACCCAGATGCAGGCGGTGCTACTTTCGGAACAGCTTAAGCGGTTGGAGGAACAAACGCAGCGGAGGAACAATAACGGGTTATATCTAAGCAATTTATTGAAAAGTATCGAGGGCATAACCCCGCTTGTCCGCCCTGCCGAAGCCACCCTGCACGGTTACCATATTTATATATTTAAATACGACGCTTCGAAGTTTGGAGGACTGCCGAAGAACGAATTTGCAGCGATGCTTGCCGCCGAAGGCGTGCCGAGTTTCAGGGGCTACCCGCACCCGCTTTACAAGCAGCCCCTGTTTCAGAGTAAAACTTTCATGTGCTACGCCATTCCCGATACTGTGGATTACAGTCAGACCCGCTGCCCCGCCGCCGAACAGGCGTGCAGCACCGAGGCTGTCTGGATACTCCAGCACGCCATGCTCGGCGACCGGGAGGATATGGAAGCATTTGCCCGAGCTATCCGGAAGATACAGGAGGCGCACATCTGACGGCTAGTTTTGGGGAAATGCCTTGATCCTGATTCCTTCGCTGTGAGCGGCGAACTCCGGTGCGTACATGCATTGAATGGTGGTGATACCATTGCTGAAATCACCTTCGTGTGTGATAAAGAGCGGATATTCAAACACGTAAGTACCTTTTCGCAGCCGGTCGAAGAAGAAATTCGTGCTGGCGTCGCGAGTGGTTTCATAGTAGCCGAGCCCGCCTTGCCAGCGATAGCCGCTGAGGACATTCGTCGGCTCGAGTCCCGATGCACGGAGGTCTTTCATGTGCACATATTCCATGTCGCGATCCACGCGCAGCTCGATCCGCACTTTGATTTTGTCGCCCACTTTCACCGCATCGCCTTCGCGTACTGGTGTGAGAACTGGTCCCGAATCGGTATTGGTCTCCACGAAAAGCTGCTTCGAAAGTTTTAGCGGCGTCTCGGCGAGGGTAATTTTGTCGAGGTCCTCGAAATATTGCCAATACACGGCGCCCCAACCAGGGAGCTGGGAAGATGCTGAATTGACCGTCACCTCGATATCGCCCATTTTCGGATTAATTTCCGTATCGATCGTCTTTTTGAAATAGCCTGTGCCGCTTTCCGTTTTGCCGTCTTTGGAATGGATCTCCGTCTGACCGATCCGGACGGTGGTTTGAGGGGATTCCGCTAGCCAGTCGGTCCCGTTCATGAGGAGCGCGTAACACGCCTCCGCAGTGGCTTTCGTACTTTCCCAGCTATTTGTCTGCTTGTTTTTAAGGAGCCAGGTTTTGAGTGCGGCGACGGTTGGGTGATCGTTATCTATTTCCTGAAATGCTTCAATAAGCAAAGCCTGGCGCTCGATGGGCGCCTCGTGCCACCACCAGCCCCGCTGATTGTCTTTCCAGTACATGCCGAGGTCCTCGCTTCGAATAGCCGTTTGACGCAACGATTCCAGTATCTGGCGGGCTGTTTTAGTGTCCTTCGCTCTGTGGCATATCAATGCGATCTGGCCTTGCAGCAGTTTGGATTGCGCCGTCCAGGTAAGCCTTGCCCGCTCGCGATAATATTGATAGGCCTTCTCCGTCGAGGCAGGGACTGGTTTTGCAAAAAAGCTCCGGGCATAGAGATATTGTATTTCAACCGGGCCGGGCACGTATTGTTTCAAATCCGATTTTGACTTGACAAGATTCTCATAATCCTCTTCGGCCCGCTTATCGAGGTAAGGGAGGGCCTTTTCGATAATTGCATCGATATTTGCTAGTTGCTCAGAATGCAACGCATTGATTTTCAATAAATGGCCAATGCCTGTGAGTATGTATTGCGTTATATAACGGTCGTCCGGACCGCCTTTGAACCACACAAAGCCACCGTTCGGGCTTTGCATTTTCAATAATTTGCGCATGTTCGCATTCAACTCGTTCTCCATTCTGGCGAAATCGAAAAGCAATGCGATATTCCGTTTTTGCTCTGCTTCCGATTTTGAAGCGAGTACCCAGGGTGTTTCCTGGATCAGCAGCGATTTCAGTTCCTGGTTTTTAGCCAGATTGCTTTCCAAAGCACCGGTACCCTTCCAGGATTTGAATACTTCGGCAATCCGGGGTGACGCATTCACAATATGCGAAGCCAGTGAGTTGGCACAGTAGCGGTTCCACGTTTGCTCGGCACATTCGTAAGGATATTCCATCAAATACGGCAGTGATTGCACCGCGTACCAGGCCGGGTTGCTACTGTATTCGACGGTCACCGATTGATGCGCCAGCGTCGCGGACCGGGACGAACCCAGCAGCTTTTCAAACGTAAAATGCTTCGCGCCGTTACCTTTCATTGCGATGGGTATGCTCTCGGTAACCAGCATGCGGTTTGGCAACACAGGCAACGTATTTTCTTCACCATCCGAAAGGTTTCCGGCCTTCGCGACCGCCCGCCAGGTTACCGTTTTCGTAAAGTCTTTGGGTATTTCGAGTACAAAAAAGGCCGTGCTACTCTGGCCAGCGGCAATGGATAACTGGCTGGATGGTTTGTCATTCCTGAAAAGTTCGTCCAGCGACTCATCGGTTTCCGGATCAAACAGGGAAAACGACACTTCCGCATTGACCGCGCCGCTGCTGAGATTGGCGACTTTAACAGGAAAACTCACCCGGTCGCCTTCCCGCAAAAAACGTGGTGCATTGGGTTGTACCATCAGGTCTTTCTGCGTGACGATTTCTTTGCTGCTGTAACCCAATGCCAGCTCCTGCGTGTGCGCGAGCGCCTGGAATTTCCACCGGGTAAGCGCTTCCGGCATCGTGAACGAGAAAGTAATGTTGCCTTCGCTGTCGGTTTTCAAGTCGGGGAAGAAGAAGGCCGTTTCGTTGAAATTTTTGCGGGTGGCGGGGGGTGGAACGAGCTGGTCATTTCCAGCTACTTTTTGATCGCGCGTTTCATCGTATTCTACCGTTGAAACTTCATTCGAGTTGGTCGTCTCTTCAGCAAAGTCCAAGTCATTTCCTCCTTCCGGCATCGGGGCTGCCAGCGGGATTGCTATTTTTTCAGACAGACGGGAATCCTTCACGACACTTCGCCCTCTGGCGCTTCGTGTATCATAACTGTGTTTGAATAAATCCCAGATCAGTTCATCATACCTTTTTTCAAAACCTTTAAAATGATCTGAATCATTATACCGCAGATCAGCATTAGCAGGTCCGAAATTGCCGCTATCTATCCAGTATTTCAGGTTCATGTGCACTGGCCAAACATACGGCTTCTGCCATTGATGCGGGTAAAACTGGTCGAGCGAGGCGTCGTACATGCTTGCGAGCATTTCGGCCGCTACGTGTTCTTTTTTGTAGCCGTTGATCTTGACCTTCCATGCTTCCATGCTTCCCGGCAATGTTTTGTCCCGGAATGTCTCGTACTCGATTTTCAGGTCCTTGTTCGTCCACGGCACCGCGATGTTTTCGGCGTGCGTGTGAATGCGATTGTGTTTCACAAATACGTAATCAACCACATAACCGCCGCGGTCTTCTTCCGACGGGGTGTAGTCGAATCTTTTGAGCTCATCATTCAGGGTAAGGTAAGAAAAGCCGCTACTTGCGGATTTCCGGTTCGTACTGACGATCAGAAATGCCTTTTCGGCCGACGTGCCTAACGTGTAAAGTCCTTTTTCCCCCGGCTCAACGGCGGTTGTAGGCATGAAGGACAGGTATTGAGGGTACGAAAGCTTTTTCGCGTCCGTGTCTTTCAGCTCTGTAAATCCTGCTTCTGTGAGTTTCTCGCCAGCCACATTGGTTGTACTCACTTCGATTTTGTAAAAACCCGCAGCGAGACTAAACTCGGAGACCGATACTGGTCTGTCATTTTCCAATTTCACGGTTTTAGCCATCGGCGAACCCGCAGTTTCCCAGTTCTCCATTTCCGTTTCACGATCGTATTCATCGTGCGGGAAGCTGGCGACAAATTCATTTTTGGACATGACAAAAAGATCGGGCCGCTCCCAATAACGCTTCCTGATCAGCCGGTTCTCCGGCGCTACCCGGGTGATCCGAATCGTCGCTTCGGCCGGTGCAAATATGCCCGACAGGTTCTCGGTGCGGATTGCGAGCGATTTGAATTGGCCGGCCTCGGTCACCGGAGGAATATCGGCTTTCAATAGGTAGGATTTGTAGCTGACGGATAGGCTTGTTTCCGCACTTCTCGTTTCACCATTGCTGTCGGTTACATCCACGTAGATAGTGTAGTCAAAAACAGGGTCGAGTTTGGTATCGACCTTCCGGTCGGGAATGGCTTCAAAATCGATATGGAATTGCCCCGATGCATCGGTAACGGTTTCGCCATGGGCGATTTCCATCGGTTCGTCGGGTGTCCACCAGCGCTTGCGTAGCCAGGTGTAAAGCAGTCGCGGCCGGCGGACGACGCGGTATCTCACTGTTGCGGCATCAATGGCATTTCCCGCATAGGCAATTGCCTTTCCGGTCGATTTTATGAGGTCATTTACTTTGTAAGCCGTTTTCAGCGTATCGAATTCTACGGCAAAACGTGGGCGTTTGTATTCTTCTACATGGAAGTCAACCCGGAACTTGTCCCTTACCTGAATATAGAAATTGCCTGTCAGCCCATCGCCCGGGATTATGAACGAGCCCGAAAAACTCCCATAGGCATTCACGCGCTGCTTTGATTCCGCTATATGCTCAGCATTGGCGTTGTACAGTGCCACCGTGAATTCTTCACGCTGATCGCGGAGCACGCCGTTGCCTTTTCTGACGATGCCTTTGTAATAAACCGTCTGACCAGGGCGGTACAGGCTCCGGTCCGTGAACAGAAAAATGCGCTCCGCTATTTCGTCGCTGTCCGGTTCGGCTTCGTCATTGTAATATCGGTTCGTGTTTTCCTGTACAAACAGGTGGTCGTTCCCGTGTGTAAATTCTATCAAATGGCGAATGCCGTAATCGTTTTTCCGGATGGGACGTCTTTTGAAATAACCGTTTTTGTCGGTAGTAAGCAGCGCGCCTTTGTTTTTAACATTACTCCTTACATTGTAATCGTAGCGCTTTTCCCACAATTGGGCCTTTGCACCGGATAAGGGCTCGCCGTTTTCGCGGTTCAGGACAAAGAAATCGTCATTTTTTTGAATAAAACTGATATCGGACACGTGGAAAATAGCCGCACCGAGCACCGCATCGGTATTCCGGAAGCCAGGATCGGAGCTGGCCAGCAATATGTATTCTCCCGGCGGCAGACCTTCGGCTTTAACTTCCACCGAATGTTCCTGATAGTCTTTGGTGTCGGGAAGTGGTTGCTCCCATGATTTTATAGCCTCGGCAGCAGCCAATATTTTCCACTTCGTGTTCCGCTCATCATTTTCGAGGTTTTTTCTCAGTGCCTCGGTCGTCCTGACTATGCGTAAATGCAGCTTGCCAAGGTTCCGGTACCTCACCAGCACTCGGAACGGTTTTGCAATGCTGTTAACGGCTTCAACCGAAAAGAAAAGGCTTTTACGGGTGATTGCCCGGGAAAGATTGTGTGCATTCGCACCACCTTCCGTCTCCGGATTATCCCGAAGGATTTGCCGGCAGATTTCCAATGCCATTACCCTTTCGAACCGGCTCGTCGAATCCTGGCCCGGCTTATAATTATCTGCTTTTTCATTCAAATAAGCCGCTTTGAAATACCAGGCCTGCGCTGCTGCCGGCGTAGATTGATATTGGTCGGCAACATGGCCGACGGCCATAAAATAGAGCTCGTCTTTGTCAGGATGCACCGATTTTTGCCGCACATACTGAATACGCGCCAGGTCGGCGTCGATCAATGCGCCGGGATCTTTGTCGTTCAGGTGAAACGCGATCAGCCGCTGATAGAGAAGCAAAGCCTGGTATTCGAGCGATGCGGAATCTTTTGTTTCAAACTTTCTGTGCACAAAATCCGCAGCTGGGTCGAATGCGGAAGCTGTATTGATTTCGAATGCATAGGCGGGCTTTTTAATGTTACGTTCGTCCGACGAGAAATAGGACAATGCCCTGAATGCGAGTAAGTCGAACAGCGTCGGGCGGAGTTGGCGCATATTGCCTTTAGTAATAATAGCATCATAACGATCCAGATGCGTGTTTTTCAAAAGTGGTTCATTCCGAATGGATTCCAGGAAGAGTTCGCCTATTTTTTCGTGGAAATCCTCGGTGCCCCACGTCGCGATGTCCGCTTTATCAAAACCGGCTGTGGCCGTGCGGTTGTACAACTGCCAGCGGACTGTCTGGTAATAATCGAGGTACGCCGAAGCGACCAGGCTCGTCAGGATCGGGAGGGCCGGGCCGGAGCTTTCAGCCATTTCCTTTTCCAGTTCCCTGATCGATGCGATCGCATTGTTTTCGCGGTTCTCGGTTTGCAGTTGGGCCATATACACCGTTGCCTTGATCACCTGCACCTCTTGTTTTTCCTTTTTGGCGTGCTGATAAATAGACCTTAGGTGTTCCAGTGCATCTTTGGACAGGCCTTTCGCGACGAGTGCTTCGACCGCCTTCCATTCTTTGGCATAATACTTAACAGGTGTTTGTCCGTAGGTGTGCATAGTTAATAATATGATAATGGTGATAAAAAGGTGGTAACCGAAGGCGTAGGCTAATTTCATCGTGTAATGAGGTGGTTCGTGACGAATAGGATAAAGATAACAAAACGCCGCAGCCGTAAAAGCGGCATTGAGCAGCCGGAAAACGTCATTCGGCAAATTGCATGTGAAAGC harbors:
- a CDS encoding alpha-2-macroglobulin family protein — translated: MKLAYAFGYHLFITIIILLTMHTYGQTPVKYYAKEWKAVEALVAKGLSKDALEHLRSIYQHAKKEKQEVQVIKATVYMAQLQTENRENNAIASIRELEKEMAESSGPALPILTSLVASAYLDYYQTVRWQLYNRTATAGFDKADIATWGTEDFHEKIGELFLESIRNEPLLKNTHLDRYDAIITKGNMRQLRPTLFDLLAFRALSYFSSDERNIKKPAYAFEINTASAFDPAADFVHRKFETKDSASLEYQALLLYQRLIAFHLNDKDPGALIDADLARIQYVRQKSVHPDKDELYFMAVGHVADQYQSTPAAAQAWYFKAAYLNEKADNYKPGQDSTSRFERVMALEICRQILRDNPETEGGANAHNLSRAITRKSLFFSVEAVNSIAKPFRVLVRYRNLGKLHLRIVRTTEALRKNLENDERNTKWKILAAAEAIKSWEQPLPDTKDYQEHSVEVKAEGLPPGEYILLASSDPGFRNTDAVLGAAIFHVSDISFIQKNDDFFVLNRENGEPLSGAKAQLWEKRYDYNVRSNVKNKGALLTTDKNGYFKRRPIRKNDYGIRHLIEFTHGNDHLFVQENTNRYYNDEAEPDSDEIAERIFLFTDRSLYRPGQTVYYKGIVRKGNGVLRDQREEFTVALYNANAEHIAESKQRVNAYGSFSGSFIIPGDGLTGNFYIQVRDKFRVDFHVEEYKRPRFAVEFDTLKTAYKVNDLIKSTGKAIAYAGNAIDAATVRYRVVRRPRLLYTWLRKRWWTPDEPMEIAHGETVTDASGQFHIDFEAIPDRKVDTKLDPVFDYTIYVDVTDSNGETRSAETSLSVSYKSYLLKADIPPVTEAGQFKSLAIRTENLSGIFAPAEATIRITRVAPENRLIRKRYWERPDLFVMSKNEFVASFPHDEYDRETEMENWETAGSPMAKTVKLENDRPVSVSEFSLAAGFYKIEVSTTNVAGEKLTEAGFTELKDTDAKKLSYPQYLSFMPTTAVEPGEKGLYTLGTSAEKAFLIVSTNRKSASSGFSYLTLNDELKRFDYTPSEEDRGGYVVDYVFVKHNRIHTHAENIAVPWTNKDLKIEYETFRDKTLPGSMEAWKVKINGYKKEHVAAEMLASMYDASLDQFYPHQWQKPYVWPVHMNLKYWIDSGNFGPANADLRYNDSDHFKGFEKRYDELIWDLFKHSYDTRSARGRSVVKDSRLSEKIAIPLAAPMPEGGNDLDFAEETTNSNEVSTVEYDETRDQKVAGNDQLVPPPATRKNFNETAFFFPDLKTDSEGNITFSFTMPEALTRWKFQALAHTQELALGYSSKEIVTQKDLMVQPNAPRFLREGDRVSFPVKVANLSSGAVNAEVSFSLFDPETDESLDELFRNDKPSSQLSIAAGQSSTAFFVLEIPKDFTKTVTWRAVAKAGNLSDGEENTLPVLPNRMLVTESIPIAMKGNGAKHFTFEKLLGSSRSATLAHQSVTVEYSSNPAWYAVQSLPYLMEYPYECAEQTWNRYCANSLASHIVNASPRIAEVFKSWKGTGALESNLAKNQELKSLLIQETPWVLASKSEAEQKRNIALLFDFARMENELNANMRKLLKMQSPNGGFVWFKGGPDDRYITQYILTGIGHLLKINALHSEQLANIDAIIEKALPYLDKRAEEDYENLVKSKSDLKQYVPGPVEIQYLYARSFFAKPVPASTEKAYQYYRERARLTWTAQSKLLQGQIALICHRAKDTKTARQILESLRQTAIRSEDLGMYWKDNQRGWWWHEAPIERQALLIEAFQEIDNDHPTVAALKTWLLKNKQTNSWESTKATAEACYALLMNGTDWLAESPQTTVRIGQTEIHSKDGKTESGTGYFKKTIDTEINPKMGDIEVTVNSASSQLPGWGAVYWQYFEDLDKITLAETPLKLSKQLFVETNTDSGPVLTPVREGDAVKVGDKIKVRIELRVDRDMEYVHMKDLRASGLEPTNVLSGYRWQGGLGYYETTRDASTNFFFDRLRKGTYVFEYPLFITHEGDFSNGITTIQCMYAPEFAAHSEGIRIKAFPQN
- a CDS encoding DegT/DnrJ/EryC1/StrS family aminotransferase — translated: MDAIMAIAQRHNLKVIEDAAHGHGAEYRGKKLGTIGHVGSFSFQSSKNLTSGEGGIVITNDDELYTTMHSLRNVGRIEGGQWYDHYNPGCNYRITQMQAVLLSEQLKRLEEQTQRRNNNGLYLSNLLKSIEGITPLVRPAEATLHGYHIYIFKYDASKFGGLPKNEFAAMLAAEGVPSFRGYPHPLYKQPLFQSKTFMCYAIPDTVDYSQTRCPAAEQACSTEAVWILQHAMLGDREDMEAFARAIRKIQEAHI